In a genomic window of Magnolia sinica isolate HGM2019 chromosome 14, MsV1, whole genome shotgun sequence:
- the LOC131224880 gene encoding uncharacterized protein LOC131224880 codes for MVEFVRDFDMKLTVEESYELVAHIQAQPLTNCKIIEAHEGDELLKKMRERVRNDGKSEWRIGTNVGLWYRVRLYVPNLKGLREEVLNVAHNSKLAMHPGSTKIYQDLKQNYWWDNMRKEIAETRKGHDLIWVIVDRLTKSTHFLPIKTSSSAEDLAKLYIKKIVRLHGIPLEIVSDQDTRFTSIFWTYIQEAMGESWDDCLPYAEFAYNNSFQAGIGMAPYEALKKSYVDTRRRDLEFEVGDYVFLKISPMKSVSRFGKKGKLAPRFIGPFQILDRVGAVTYRLALPTPLAWSA; via the exons ATGGTGGAATTCGTTCGAGACTTCGACATGAAGCTAACCGTGGAGGAATCGTACGAACTGGTAGCCCACATTCAGGCTCAGCCGCTGACTAACTGCAAAATCATTGAAGCTCATGAGGGCGATGAGTTATTGAAGAAGATGAGGGAAAGAGTAAGGAATGATGGGAAGTCTGAGTGGAGGATCGGTACCAATGTGGGGTTGTGGTACCGAGTCCGCCTTTATGTTCCAAACCTTAAGGGACTGCGAGAAGAAGTCCTAAATGTTGCTCACAACTCCAAGTTAGCGATGCACCCTGGTAGTACCAAAATATACCAGGATCTGAAGCAgaattattggtgggacaacatgaggAAGGAAATAGCAGA GacaaggaaggggcatgacttgatatgggtgattgtggatagGCTAACCAAATCAACCCATTTCTTGCCGATCAAGACATCTAGCTCCGCCGAGGACTTGGCCAAGCTGTATATCAAGAAAATCGTGCGACTCCATGGCATCCCATTGGAAATTGTGTCGGACCaggacacacgattcacgtcgaTCTTCTGGACCTACATCCAAGAGGCCATGGGA gagagttgggatgactgtctcccgtatgccgagttcgcctacaaTAATAGCTTCCAGGCTGGCATCGGTATGGCGCCTTACGAGGCcct GAAGAAAAGCTATGTCGACACAAGGCGCAGGgacttggaatttgaagttggggactatgtatttctcaagatctccccAATGAAGAGCGTTTCACGCTTcggcaagaagggaaagctcgcgCCACGGTTCATAGGGCCCTTCCAGATTTTGGACCGTGTGGGTGCGGTTAcctatcgcttggccctaccTACGCCTCTCGCGTGGAGTGCATAA